A single window of Drosophila suzukii chromosome 3, CBGP_Dsuzu_IsoJpt1.0, whole genome shotgun sequence DNA harbors:
- the LOC108016049 gene encoding golgin subfamily A member 6-like protein 25, producing the protein MFKYAAHFVCALLSWGVCRVIAESENPQCPEIPTYDPLKDREEVCLVELSPVLEHIANQKKLKGSTIDSRIFNETQAMLDRIESHQGVRDKHLKALQSNMEGQLKVLQAKIAQNVSIISLEKSLLQAQNALQCSLDSKKPPPSGHTLIINVKFEKMGKKLIYIEKHIKQNWFSAASKCREMGGKLLSPQNETELSLIRQKLDASWYWLDYCNLVDVNKWVSLATGKEASFLKWDKGEPKKEANAHCVYLYAGLYHAFPCDDRNYFICEVDENNALNFTNIQVQNNTNINVNLTININVKEDEKAKEKRKEEEARRKEEEKKREEEWKKEEERRKEEDRKREEEWRKEQERRRQEEAIRKEEERKKDEERRRLEEELRKHEAERRRHEEERRKKEEARKQEEERRRQEEEKRKEEERRRQEEEKKRQEEQRRRQEEARRKEKERKRQEEERRKAEKKRKEEEKKRQEEERRRQEEHRRRQEEARRKEEERKRQEQERRKAEEKRKEEERKRQEEERRRQEEQKRRQEEARRKEEERKRQEEERRKAEEKRKEEERKRQEEERRRQEEQKRRQEEARRKEEERKRQEEERRKAEEKRKEEERKRQEEERRRQEEERRRREEARRKEEERKRQEEERRKAEEKRKEEERKRQEEERRRQEEERRRREEARRQEEERKRKEEERRKEEERKRQEEERRRQEEERRRREEARRKEEERKRQEEERRKAEEKRKEEERKRQEEERRRQEEKRRKEEERKRQEEERRRQEEERRRQEEARRKEEERKRQEEERRKEEERKKAEEKRKEEERKKAEEKRKEEERKKAEEKRKEEERKKAEEEKKKKSVSSNSYYYSYNTYYRPKRFRWSLGWYYFYYWWE; encoded by the coding sequence ATGTTCAAGTACGCCGCACATTTTGTGTGCGCGTTACTTTCATGGGGTGTTTGTAGAGTCATAGCTGAAAGCGAGAATCCTCAGTGTCCCGAAATTCCAACGTACGACCCACTAAAGGATCGCGAAGAAGTGTGTCTGGTGGAACTATCTCCAGTGCTGGAACATATTGCCAATCAGAAGAAGCTGAAGGGGAGCACCATCGACTCCCGCATATTCAATGAAACGCAGGCAATGCTGGACAGGATTGAGAGTCACCAAGGAGTCAGAGATAAGCATTTGAAAGCCCTGCAGAGTAATATGGAAGGTCAGTTAAAGGTGCTACAGGCTAAGATAGCTCAGAATGTTAGTATAATATCCCTGGAAAAATCATTGCTACAAGCACAGAATGCACTTCAATGTTCTCTGGATTCCAAAAAGCCTCCACCATCGGGTCACACGTTGATAATCAATGTGAAATTTGAGAAGATGGGTAAAAAGTTAATTTACATCGAGAAGCATATTAAGCAGAATTGGTTTAGTGCAGCAAGCAAATGTCGTGAGATGGGTGGTAAGCTGCTGTCACCCCAAAATGAGACTGAACTGTCTCTCATCCGACAGAAACTTGATGCCAGTTGGTATTGGCTGGACTATTGCAATCTGGTCGATGTGAATAAGTGGGTTTCTTTGGCCACCGGAAAAGAAGCATCATTTTTGAAATGGGACAAGGGCGAGCCCAAAAAGGAAGCTAATGCGCACTGCGTTTACTTATACGCCGGGCTGTACCACGCATTTCCGTGCGACGACAGAAACTATTTCATTTGCGAAGTTGACGAGAACAACGCCTTAAACTTTACTAACATTCAAGTTCAAAATAACACGAATATTAATGTAAATCTTACCATAAATATTAATGTAAAGGAAGACGAAAAAGCCAAAGAGAAGAGGAAAGAAGAAGAGGCAAGGagaaaagaagaggaaaagaAAAGGGAGGAAGAATGGAAGAAAGAAGAGGAGAGGAGGAAAGAGGAAGACAGAAAAAGAGAAGAGGAATGGCGGAAAGAGCAGGAAAGAAGAAGACAAGAGGAGGCAATAAGGAAAGAAGAGGAAAGGAAAAAAGATGAGGAGAGAAGAAGACTAGAAGAGGAATTAAGAAAACATGAAGCGGAAAGAAGAAGGCACGAAGAAGAACGGAGAAAAAAAGAAGAGGCAAGGAAACAAGAAGAAGAAAGGAGAAGACAAGAAGaggaaaagagaaaagaaGAAGAGAGGCGAAGGCAAGAAGAGGAAAAGAAACGGCAAGAGGAGCAGAGAAGAAGGCAAGAGGAGGCTAGGAGAAAGGAAAAGGAAAGGAAACGACAAGAGGAGGAAAGGAGAAAGGCAGAAAAAAAGAggaaagaagaagaaaaaaaaagacaaGAAGAAGAAAGGAGAAGACAAGAGGAGCACAGAAGAAGGCAAGAGGAGGCTAGGAGAAAGGAAGAGGAAAGGAAACGACAAGAGCAGGAAAGGagaaaggcagaagaaaagaggaaagaagaagaaagaaaaagacaagaagAAGAAAGGAGAAGACAAGAGGAGCAAAAAAGAAGACAAGAGGAGGCTAGGAGAAAGGAAGAGGAAAGGAAACGACAAGAGGAGGAAAGGagaaaggcagaagaaaagaGGAAGGAAGAagaaagaaaaagacaagaagAAGAAAGGAGAAGACAAGAGGAGCAAAAAAGAAGACAAGAGGAGGCTAGGAGAAAGGAAGAGGAAAGGAAACGACAAGAGGAGGAAAGGagaaaggcagaagaaaagaGGAAGGAAGAagaaagaaaaagacaagaagAAGAAAGGAGAAGACAAGAGGAGGAAAGAAGAAGACGAGAGGAGGCTAGGAGAAAGGAAGAGGAAAGGAAACGACAAGAGGAGGAAAGGagaaaggcagaagaaaagaggaaagaagaagaaagaaaaagacaagaagAAGAAAGGAGAAGACAAGAGGAGGAAAGAAGAAGGCGAGAGGAGGCTAGGAGACAGGAAGAGGAAAGGAAACGAAAAGAGGAGGAAAGgagaaaagaagaagaaagaaaaagacaagaagAAGAAAGGAGAAGACAAGAGGAGGAAAGAAGAAGGCGAGAGGAGGCTAGGAGAAAGGAAGAGGAAAGGAAACGACAAGAGGAGGAAAGGagaaaggcagaagaaaagaggaaagaagaagaaagaaaaagacaagaagAAGAAAGGAGAAGGCAAGAGGAGAAAAGGAGGAAGGAAGAagaaagaaaaagacaagaagAAGAAAGGAGAAGACAAGAGGAGGAAAGAAGAAGACAAGAGGAGGCTAGGAGAAAGGAAGAGGAAAGGAAACGACAAGAGGAGGAAAGAAGAAAAGAAGAGGAACGAAAGAAAGCagaagaaaaaagaaaagaagagGAACGAAAGAAAGCagaagaaaaaagaaaagaagagGAACGAAAGAAAGCagaagaaaaaagaaaagaagagGAACGAAAGAAAGCAgaagaagaaaagaagaaaaaaagcGTTTCTTCTAATAGTTATTATTATTCTTATAACACATACTATAGACCTAAACGATTTAGATGGAGTCTAGGCTGGTATTACTTTTACTATTGGTGGGAATAA
- the LOC118878027 gene encoding uncharacterized protein, with the protein MYSAMANKYYNSENFKNITGDQDENNEDLLDVDEDHLIIAEEETSNKASQIEGEGSPDEDSQDTGGGLAVLKAAIDSFKTPNGCISDDPFTPEPEEPAADYAGESSFAESGIFARGNNFEPSYPPYNVIATERFSHTSEEVSLVSWLIRFYNQNIVYQAYSPPSIPGLHACNCCRRHSRILLNYFGFDLVEVACILLNSAAAQMEPPVVVDDATVQSIASGLFAAMDFTAEEGTPLIGRQGVGRLVTSIILDRESGVLLAYAVAQLVPQALVDDNTGDIVGMMLHQVTRGFGINENCRMIITENTGPVLLEVNQIPNE; encoded by the coding sequence ATGTATTCTGCCATGGCTAACAAGTATTATAATAGCGAGAATTTCAAAAACATTACGGGTGACCAAGACGAGAATAATGAAGACCTTCTGGATGTCGATGAGGATCATCTAATAATCGCAGAGGAGGAGACGAGCAACAAAGCTTCTCAGATCGAAGGAGAGGGGTCTCCGGATGAGGATTCCCAAGACACTGGAGGAGGTCTTGCTGTTCTGAAGGCAGCTATTGACTCTTTCAAAACACCAAATGGATGTATTTCCGACGATCCTTTTACCCCAGAGCCCGAAGAACCAGCAGCTGATTATGCGGGAGAGAGTTCATTTGCAGAATCCGGAATTTTTGCACGAGGCAATAACTTCGAACCAAGCTATCCCCCTTACAACGTTATAGCCACTGAACGTTTTTCACATACTTCTGAAGAAGTATCCCTAGTGTCGTGGCTGATCCGGTTTTACAACCAGAATATCGTTTACCAGGCGTACTCGCCGCCCTCGATCCCCGGATTGCATGCCTGCAATTGCTGCCGCCGACACAGCCGCATCCTGCTGAACTACTTCGGGTTCGATTTGGTCGAAGTGGCCTGCATCCTGCTGAACTCGGCAGCTGCTCAAATGGAACCGCCTGTAGTCGTGGACGACGCTACGGTGCAATCCATAGCTAGCGGTCTGTTCGCGGCCATGGACTTCACGGCCGAGGAGGGGACTCCCCTGATCGGACGCCAGGGCGTCGGTCGCCTGGTGACCTCCATTATCTTGGACAGGGAATCGGGCGTTCTTTTGGCCTACGCCGTGGCCCAGTTGGTGCCCCAGGCTTTGGTCGATGACAACACCGGGGACATTGTTGGCATGATGCTCCATCAGGTAACTCGCGGATTCGGCATCAACGAAAACTGCCGTATGATCATCACCGAAAACACTGGACCCGTTCTCTTGGAGGTGAACCAAATTCCAAACGAATAG